The nucleotide sequence TCTTCGTCAATCGCGGTATTGCACTCGTGGTGGCGATGGGGATCCCGATGAGTTTCATGATCGGGTTGATCGCGACGGAGATGATCGGCTATTCGCTCAACATGCTCTCCCTGCTGGGCGCCCTGATCGCTCTGGGGATGCTTGTCGACGAGGCGATCGTCGTCGCAGAGAACATCTACCGCCACATGGAGGAGGGGATGCCCAGGCGTCAGGCAGCGGTCCAGGGGGCGGTGGAGATGTTCCCTGCCGTGCTGACGGCGACCTTGACGACCGTCTTCGCCTTTTTGCCGATGCTGCTGATCAGCGGGGAGATGGGGACCTTTATCAAGATCCTGCCGGTGATGATCACGATCCTGCTGCTCAGCTCTCTTTTCGAAGCCTTTTTCTTCCTGCCGCTGCACTCCCATGAACTGCTGCGCCTGCGCCGGGAGAGCCACGTCAGCCACGGCATCTGGCAACACCTCTACCGCTGGTATGACAAGACGCTGCACTTCCTCTTCCGGCGCCGGACACTCTCCTTGCTGCTGATCGTCGTTTCCATTGCCGGATTGACAGCCGTGATGGTGTCGCAGAGCCGCTTTCAGCTCTTCCCCGCGTTTGACGTCACCCAGGTCTATGTGACGGGGAAGGTCAATATCAACAATGAACTCGAAGACACCGAGGAGCGGGTCGCGGCCATCGAGCGGATTTTGCTGGAAAAGCTCGATCCCGAAGAGTACTCCTCGGTGACGGCGGTGATCGGGATGCGCCTGGATGCGAAAAACAAGGCGGAGATCGGGGAGAACCTTTTCCAGGTTTTCATCGACCTGCACGAGCGCGCCCCCGACAACTGGTACAACCGCTATATCAACCCCATCTTCTCTATCGAGTACAACGCCGAGGTGCTCAAACGGCAGCGCGATGCCAAGCGGATCAGCGAGGATGTCAAGCAGTGGCTCGAATCGCTCGCGCAGCGCAGGGAGGCGGACGGGACGAAAACGTTCGAGAACTTCAATGTCACCGTCCCGGGAACGGGGGTCGTCGCGCACGATATCGAGCTTGCGCTCAGCGGCAAGGATGATGCGGAACTGGCCACGGCCGTCAGTGCCCTTGAGAAGGCACTGGCCGGGGTGACGGGAGTCTATAACATCTCCGACGATGCCGATCTCGGCGAACGGGAGCTGAAACTGCGTATCAACGACTACGGCTATGACCTGGGGCTGAGCGAAGCGGAAGTCAGTCGCCAGCTGCGCGCCCACTACCTCAAAGGCGAATACGGAAAGATGTTCAGCGAGAGCGGCCTGGTGCGCATCCGCATCGAGAGCGTGCAAAAAGACGATCCCGAGAGCCTGGAAAGCTTCCGCATCCGGCTCCCGGGCAGCACGCAGACGGTTGCGCTCCGCGATATCGCCGATTTTATCTATACCCAGGGGTATGTGACAATCGAGAAGGAGGACGGTGTGCGTATCCGCAGCGTCTACGCTTCGTTGGACAAGGATCTCCGGACGTCGTCGGAGGTGATGACGGCGATCGCGCCGGTGATGGCGCAGCTGGGTGCCGAAGGGTTCCATATCGAGGTCAAGGGTGAGGAGAAAGAGAACGCCAAAACGGTCCGGGAGATGTCCCAGGCGGCCGCCGTGGCGATCTTCCTCATTTTTATTACGCTCGTCTGGCTCTTCGATTCGCTCGTCCTGGCCCTGATCGTGCTCAGTACGATCCCGCTGGTGCTCGTCGGGGTCTATGTCGGCCACTGGATCATGGGACTGACGATCACGATGCCGAGCCTTATCGGTGCGGTCGGTCTGGCAGGGGTCGTCGTGAACGACGGGCTGATCATGGTGAGTTTTATCCGGAAAGCCAAGGACAGCGAAGTCCTGATGCAGCGCGCGCGGACCCGTCTGCGTCCGATCCTGATGACGTCGATTACGACGGTACTCGGGCTGATGACATTGATCTTCTTCGCCTCCGGTCAGGCGCAGATTCTTCAGCCGATGGCGGTATCGCTGGGGTACGGGATCTTATGGGCAACGGTACTGAACTTGTTCTATGTACCGCTGCTTTATGCCGTCGTCTACCGCATTAAGCGGTAAAGACGTGCTTTGAAATGAGAGGAGAAAAGGAAGTGCGGTTGGGAGGGAAGCCGACACTTCCCTCCCTCTGTTTGAATTCGGTTACTCATTTGATTACAGACGCCCAGTCCGCACAGACGTCAGCGCCTGCAAGTTGGCATCAGGTTGAGTAGTAAGGAGTGAACCGAATTCACCTTATGTTGAACCGAGAAAAATTGTGTGCTAATTAGTAGAGCGTGTGCAAGACACTCGAGGAGTAGAAGACCTTAGTTTTATGTTTAGGCAACCCGGCCGTCTCAGTGAGACCCGTAGGCTTTCCGTCCCCGTTTCGCAACGAGTTTGGCATTATCTACATAATTAAGCAACAACAGATTGTTATAAGTTACAGCTTACAGTTTCATTAAAATTTGATTTTTTTCTAGCTTTATTTTTTTATCGGATCGTAAAGTAGCGGCGGGCAAAGTCCGGACGGTGATTATGAGTTGAGGAGATGCACTTAAGCCCAAAAGGGGTATAATCACGAATTATTTTCAAGGTAACACAAGATGTACGAAGCACTTTTTGAAGACGAAGGCGATATCTTCGGCGGTTCGCCCCGCAGTAAATTCATGGACGTGATCTTCAACGCCAACCGTTCCGTCGCCGAAGGGGAGCTCCAGCGCCTCATCGAGCGCCTGGCGGCGATGGAGAAACTGCTCGGCCAGACCATGGACGATGCGACGATTGACCGGACGATCAAACAGCTTCAGTTCGAAGAAGCGGATGCAGTCAATGACATGGCGAAGGAACTCTATATCGAGTCGATGGGCAACGTCCTCAGTCAAAGCGAATAGGGGGAAAACGCCGAGATGGTCGAAGCGGTAGCGCGCAGAATGCAGGAGATGGTCGCAGCGGTGGGATACCCGTACGCGACCGGGCTTTTTGAAACACTGTCCGGCGGCAAGCGCCTCCGTGCCCGGCTGATCATGATGATCGCGGGCGAGAGCGACGCTTCCGTGACACTGGCCGCGGTGATCGAACTGATCCACGCCGCCAGCCTGCTGCACGACGATGTCATCGACGAGGCCCAGCTGCGCCGCGGCACCCCTTCGGTCAATGCGACCGAGGGAAGCAAACAGGCGGTGATGCTCGGCGACATTCTCTACTCCAAGGCGTTCAGCGAATTGACACAGTTCGATGCGCAGATCGCAAAGACCGTCGCGGATGCCGTTACGTCGCTCTCGGTCGGCGAGATGATGGATGTGCAGATGGCGAAATCATTCAATGAGGATGATACCCGCTATCTGCAGATGCTCTATCTCAAGACGGGGGTCCTGATCGAAGCCGCGGCACAAAGTGCCGCCATGCTGGTCGGCAAGAATGCCGAGGCGTATGCACTCTACGGCAAAAACCTCGGCGTCGCCTTCCAGATCATCGACGACATCCTCGATATCGTTTCCGATGAAGCGACGCTGGGCAAACCGGCGATGAACGACTTTGTCGAGGGTAAATGCACCCTGCCGTATATCCACCTCTACCGCACCCTTGAAGGGGAGGGGAGAGAACGCCTCCTTGCCCTTCACGGCAAAACCGCATCTGGCGAAGAGACCCGCTGGCTCAAGGAGCAGCTGGAGGCAAGCGGTGCGGTCAAGGCCGCCTACGCGCAGGCCCGCCGTCTCAGTGACGAAGCAAAACAGGCGGTCAGCGGCGACGCGCCGCTCGAAGCGGTCATAGAATCCATGATGCAAAGAACCTTCTGATGCACTACCTCATTCTCAGTTTTACGCACAAAAACACGACGCTTCCCATCCGGGACAAGCTGGCGTTCAATGATGATAAAACCAAAGAGACGTTTCTTGCCCGTACCCTGGAAGCCCCCTACCTGAACGAAGCCTTCGTCCTCTCCACCTGTAACCGCATCGAACTGATCAGCAGCTGCAACAACCCCGGCGAAGCGGCCAAACACCTCTTTATGCTCCTGCACGAGCACTCGGGGATCAGCCTCAACGAGCTTGAGGGGCGGGCGGAACTCTTTGAAGACCAGGGGGCGATCCACCATCTCTTCAGCGTCGCCAGTTCGCTGGATTCGCTCATCGTCGGCGAAACCCAGATCTCCGGCCAGCTCAAAGACGCCTACCGTTTTGCCCTGGAGCGCAGCTACTGCGGCGACAAACTGACCCGGGCGGTCAACTACGCCTTCAAGTGCGCGGCTGAAGTCCGCAACCGTACCGATATCTCCTCCAAGCCTGTCTCCGTCGCCAGCGTCGCCGTCGCGGCGGCCCGCCGGGCGTTCGGAACGCTTTCGGGCAAACGGGCGCTGGTCATCGGTTCGGGCGAAATGTCCGTCATCGCGGCGCGGACCCTGAAAAACCACGGGGCGGAGGTCAGCCTGATGAACCGCACGATGGCGAAGGTCGAAGCGCTGGCCGAAGAGGTTAGCGGGACGCTGGTCCCCTTTACACGCCTCAAAGATGTGCTGGCCGAATACGACATGATCTTTACGGCCACGAGCGCGGAAGAACCCATCATCGACGGCAAGCTGGGCCTGAAAAAAGAGCGGGAGTGCCACTGGTTCGACATGGCGGTCCCGCGGGACATCGGCGATATCGACCACGCGATGGTGACGGTGCACCGGGTGGACGACCTGAAAAACACGGTCGACGAGAACATCATGCTGCGCGAAGAGGAGGCAAAAGCTTCTTTCGCCATCGTCGGCCGCTACACGGCGGAGTTCTACGCCTGGCTGAAATCGCTCAACATCGAACCGCTGATCAAGGAGCTCTACCGCCGTGCGGATACGGCGGCGGCGACCGAGGCAGCGCGTGTGGTGGGCAAGGGGTACCTGCCCGAAACCTATGAAGCCCAGGCGCAGAAGATGGCCCTGCAGGCGATCAAGCGTTTCCTGCACCCGCAGGTACAGCAGCTGCGCAAAGCGGCCGACGAAGGCGACATCGACGCCATGATCGATTCGATGGCATTTATTTTAGACATGAGTGAGGAGTAACCGACAATGCGTATGTCCCAGGCTTTTATCCCGACGGAGAAGGAGGCACCCAAAGACGCGGTGCTCCCGAGCCACATCTATCTGACCCGGGCCGGGTTTATCGCCCAGGTCGCCAGCGGACTGTACAACCTGATGCCTTTGGGCAAACGGGTACTGAAAAAGATCGAAACGATCATCAACGAAGAGATGGCCCGTGCCGGCGCCCAGGAGGTCGAACTCAGTTTCGTCACCCCGGCCGAACTGTGGGAAGAGAGCGGCCGGATCGAGAAGTTCGGCAAGGAGCTCCTGCGTTTCCGTGACCGCAAAGAGAACCTCTTCGTCCTCGGGCCGACCCACGAGGAGATGATGGTCAACCTCGTACGCAACCGCGTCAACAGCTACAAGCAGCTGCCGCTGAACCTCTACCAGATCAAGACGAAGTTCCGCGACGAGGCACGTCCGCGCTTCGGCCTGATGCGCGCCCGCGAGTTCGTCATGAAAGACGGCTACAGCTTCCACACCTCTTACGAGGACCTCGACCGCGAATTCGATGCGATGGAAGCGGCCTACAAGCGCGTTCTGGAACGTCTGGGACTTGATTTCCGCATCGTCGAGGCCGACAGCGGCGCGATCGGCGGATCGGGCTCGAAAGAGCTGATGGTGCTCGCCGACAGCGGTGAAGATACCCTGGCCGTCTGTGACCGCTGTGAATACGGCGCAAATATTGAAGCTGCGAGACGTTCGGAACGCAGGGAGATCCCTGAGGCACCGGAAGCGGATTTCAACAAGTTTGAGACACCGGGTATCAAGAGCATCGAGGATCTCGGCGGCTTTTTCCACGTCGACCCTTACTACACGCTCAAGGCTGTGGCAAAGCGGGCGATCTATGAAGAGGGCGATGAGGTTGTCGTCTTCTTCCTGCGTGGCTGCGACGACCTGCAGGAGGTCAAAGCGGTGAACGCCTGCGGTGCACTGGACCTGGTCGATGTCAACGAAGAGGAGCTCTCCGCTCTGGGCCTGGTCCCGGGCTTCATCGGGCCGCTGGATCTCGACACCGTGCGCACGATCTTTGATGCGGATGTCAAAGGGGCGGCGAACATGATCTGCGGCGCGAACGAAACGGACTACCACTATGTCGGCGTCGATCTCTCCGTTTTGCCGGAAGAGGCGCAGTATGCCGCGCTTTACGAGGTCAAAGAGGGCGACGGCTGTCCGGTCTGTGACGGTAAGCTCTCCTATACGAAAGGGATCGAGGTCGGCCACATCTTTAAACTGGGCACGGTCTACTCAGCACCGCTGGGGGCACAGTTCCTCAACGAAAACGGCAAAGCGGAGCCCTTCGTCATGGGTACCTACGGGATGGGTGTAAGCCGCCTCATCGCCGCGGTGATCGAACAGCACCATGATGAAAAAGGGTGTGTCTGGACGAAGGCAACGGCACCGTACCTGGTCAACCTGATGATCTCAAACATCAAAGACGAGGAGCAGGTGGCGCTGGCGGAGAGCCTTTACGCTTCGCTGCAGGCGGCAGGCGTTGACGTCATCATGGACGACCGCAAGGAGCGTTTCGGCTTCAAGGCGAAAGATGCGGAGCTGGTCGGTTACCCGCTTACCGTCATTATCGGCAAGGAGCTTGCGAACGGGATCGTGCAGTTCTTTGACCGTGCCGAAGATACGAAAACCGATGTGCCGTCTTCCGAGGCCTTCGCGCGTATCATGGAGTGGATCGGATGATCTACTTTCTCCTCTATCTTTTCCTGGAAGTGGTCGTTTCCGTCAATATCGCTTCGGCGATCGGCGGCATCTGGACCTTTGTCGAGCTGATCGCGAGCGCCCTGGTGGGCATCGTGATCCTGGCAAACTTCCGGGGAACGCTGGCGGAGAACATCAACGCGCTGAACCAGGCGCGTATCGACCCCTTCGAGTTCCAGCAGCTCAACCTCTTTACCATTCTGGGGGCTTTTTTGCTGATCGCCCCCGGTTTCCTGACCGATATCCTCGGCGTGCTGCTGCAGTTCAGTGTGATTACGAAGATGTTGGTTAACCGATTTGTGTCACAATCCAAGCACGATTCATCAACTCACTTCACACAAAAGGATGACCATGTCATTGATGTCGAAATTGTCAGCGACGATGCTGATAAGCGCTAGCGTTTTTGCCGCGACCAACAGCGAAGTCGAAACCTTCCTCAAAAACAACCTCTCTAAAAATCCGGCGATTTCGTCACTGACCGTCAAGGTGATTGAACGCAACCCGATTGATGGCATGAAAGGATGGGACAGTTTCATCGTGGCGCTGGACGCCAAAGTCAAGCAGGGCAAAGAGGAGCGCGAAGTCAAGCAGCGCGTGATCTATTTTGCCAACGACACGGTGATCACCGGCGAATTGACGAATATGAAGACGGGCAAGAGCCTGCGCGACAGCGTGGCGCCGCAGTTCAAAGCCGACTACTACGCCGAGGCGAATCTCATTTACGGCAACGCGAACGCGAAGCACAAAGTGGCGATCTTCTCCGATCCGCTCTGCCCCTTCTGCCGCAGCTACGTGCCCAAAGCACTGGAGTATATGAAACAGTACCCGGAGACTTTTGCCGTCTACTACTACCACTTCCCGCTGGAGCGGCTGCACCCGGCAGCCTCGACGCTGACACGCGCGGCGGTGGCCGCAGAGCTGCAGGGACGCAAGGATGTCACGCTTGCGCTCTACACGGTACCGACGACCATTACGCGTGAAACGGACGAGCAGAAGATCCTCGATGCCTTCAATAAAGCCGTCAACACGAACCTCAAAGTCAGCGACCTGCACGCGGCGGCTGTCAATGCCCACGTGGATGCGGACAATTCCGTCATCGAATCCCTGATGGTCAGCGGGACGCCGACGGTCTATTTCGACGGCGAAAAAGATGCGACAAAAAACCGTTACAAGGGAGTCAACGTTAAATGAAGAAACTCGTCATCGCAACCCGCGGAAGCAAGCTGGCACTCTGGCAGTCCGAACACATCAAGGCCGTTCTTGAAGAGCAGAACCCCGGACTGGAAGTGTCGCTTAAAATCGTCGTAACCAGCGGCGACAAGATCCTCGATGTACCGCTGGCAAAGATCGGCGGGAAGGGGCTCTTTCTCAAAGAGATCGAAGAGACGATGCTGGCGGGCGAAGCCCAGCTCGCCGTCCACTCGCTCAAAGACGTTCCGACACAGATGCCCGACGGGCTCCTGCTCGCGGCAATCACCGAACGCGAAGACGACCGCGACGCGATGCTGAGCGAAAAATACGCCAGCATCGACGCCCTGCCGCAGGGGGCCGTTGTCGGCACCTCCTCGCTGCGCCGCCGGATGCAGATCCTCGCCCTTCGCCCCGACCTGACCATCAAGGACCTCCGCGGGAACGTCGATACCCGTATCCGCAAGCTCAAAGAGGGCGAGTACGATGCGATCATCCTCGCCTCTGCGGGGATCAACCGCCTGGGGCTGCTCGACAGCGTCGAGTACGTCTACCCGATCGCGCTGACCGACATGGTCCCGGCGATGGGGCAGGGAGCGCTGGGGATCGAGGCGGTCGATAACCCGGAAGTGCTCGCCATCGCGCACGGACTCGAAGACGAAAACACGCGCATCGAGACGACGATCGAGCGTGAATTCGTCGACACGCTGCAGGGCGGTTGCCAGGTGCCGATCGGCGTCAATGCCACCGTCCTCGAGAACGGCCAGGTACTCACCCAGGCGATTGTCGGGCTTCCCGACGGAACGGAAGTGATCGCCGAAACGGTTGAAGTGCCCAAAGCGTCCGTCGGCAATCTCGGCCGCCAGATGGCGGAAACGTTTATCGAACAGGGTGCCCGGGAACTGCTTGCCAAGGCCGAAGAGATGGCCTTCAAATAGAATGTGACAATATTGTCACAGTTAAGGCTCGCATAATAATATATAATGTATTCTTGTGTAACACCTCCCATGGAGAAAGGATGCGGATGAAGAAGGTCGTTTTCCCTGTTCTTTTAGCGGCACTGATGACCGGTGTTGTCAGCGAAGCCGCCGTTTACAAAGGGCAGCGCGAGTTTCACAAGCAGTGTAAGGCTTGTCATGATGACGGGCAGGATATCGCCTTCACCTTCAAAAGAAGGACATGGAAGAAGATGATGAAGAACAGCGGCGAAGGGTTGGCCGAACTTCATCTTAACAACGAGAAAGCGAAGAAATCATGGAAATACTTCAAGAGCAAGAAGTTCCAGAAGAACTCGAAACATCTCAAGGACTTTATGGTCGAATACGCCAAGGACAGCGGAAACGTTCCCGCCTGTAACTAAAACCCCCGGGCCCGAGGGCCCTTTCTGCACTTTAAACCCTATTCGCTAAAATACCGTAATTTATTTTGGAGACAGAGCTATGGAAAAAATGTGGTCCGGCCGTTTCAGCGCCTCAGCCTCTTCGCTTCTAGACCAGTTTAACGCCTCGATCATGTTCGACCGCGAACTGTACCGGGAAGACATCGAAGGTTCATTGGCACATGCCGCCATGCTGCAGAGCCGCGGCATCCTCAGCGCGGATGAACTTGAAGCGATCCGCGGGGGACTGGCACAGGTACGTCAAGAGATCGAATCGGGTGAATTCGAGTGGAATATCAGCGACGAAGACCTGCACATGGCGATTGAAAAACGCCTCACCGCGCTCATCGGCGACGCCGGCAAGAAACTGCATACGGCCCGCAGCCGCAACGACCAGGTGGCCGTCGACTTCCGCCGCTACGTCCTGCGCAAAAACCTCGAGATCGCCGGTCAGCTTAAAACCCTGATGCAGACCCTCATTGACATTGCCGGCAAGCATACGGAAACGCTGCTGCCGGGGATGACACACCTGCAGCATGCCCAGCCGATCAACTTCGGTTTCCACCTGCTGGCGTATGCGAGTATGTTCAAACGCGACATCGACCGTCTTCTTTCCAGCCGCCAGCGCAACAATGTCTCCCCGCTGGGGTGTGCCGCACTGGCCGGTACCCCGCACAATATTGACCGCAGCTTTACCGCGCATGAACTGGGCTTTGACAGCGTCAGCGTCAACTGCCTCGATACGGTCAGCGACCGCGACTTCGCCCTGGAGATCCTCTTTAACATCTCGACGATGATGATGCACGTCTCCCGCCTGAGCGAAGAGCTGATCCTCTGGTCGAGCTATGAATTCGGTTTTGTCGAACTCTCCGACGAATACTCGACAGGCTCCTCCATCATGCCGCAGAAGAAGAACCCGGACGTCCCGGAACTGCTGCGGGGGAAAACGGGCCGCGTCTACGGCGCGCTGATGGGACTGCTCACGGTGATGAAAGGGCTGCCGCTCGCCTACAACAAAGATACCCAGGAGGACAAAGAGGGGGTCTTTGACGCCGTGGCTACGGCACATATCTCCCTGGAGATTCTCAACGAAGCGCTTAAGACGATGACCGTCAAGCCCGAGAACATGCTTGCCGCTTCGAAGAAAGGGCATCTGAGTGCCACCGACCTGGCCGACTACCTCGTCGAGCGCTGCGGGGTACCGTTCCGCGAAGCGCACTTCATCACGGGCAAGGCCGTCGCCCGCGCCGAAGTCCTCGGAATAGACCTGAGCGAGATCGCCTTCGGCGAGCTCAAGGCTATTGATGAGCGTATCGGCGAAGATGTGATCCCGCATCTTCAGCTGGCACACTCCATGAACGCCCGTACCTCCTCCGGCGGGACGGCGACGGTGCGCACGCTCGAACAGATCGTGCACTTCGAAAACTACCTCAAGGAGCTTGATTTATGAAAGTAACGATTTCCCACCTGG is from Sulfurimonas sp. HSL-1656 and encodes:
- a CDS encoding FxsA family protein, giving the protein MIYFLLYLFLEVVVSVNIASAIGGIWTFVELIASALVGIVILANFRGTLAENINALNQARIDPFEFQQLNLFTILGAFLLIAPGFLTDILGVLLQFSVITKMLVNRFVSQSKHDSSTHFTQKDDHVIDVEIVSDDADKR
- the argH gene encoding argininosuccinate lyase; this translates as MEKMWSGRFSASASSLLDQFNASIMFDRELYREDIEGSLAHAAMLQSRGILSADELEAIRGGLAQVRQEIESGEFEWNISDEDLHMAIEKRLTALIGDAGKKLHTARSRNDQVAVDFRRYVLRKNLEIAGQLKTLMQTLIDIAGKHTETLLPGMTHLQHAQPINFGFHLLAYASMFKRDIDRLLSSRQRNNVSPLGCAALAGTPHNIDRSFTAHELGFDSVSVNCLDTVSDRDFALEILFNISTMMMHVSRLSEELILWSSYEFGFVELSDEYSTGSSIMPQKKNPDVPELLRGKTGRVYGALMGLLTVMKGLPLAYNKDTQEDKEGVFDAVATAHISLEILNEALKTMTVKPENMLAASKKGHLSATDLADYLVERCGVPFREAHFITGKAVARAEVLGIDLSEIAFGELKAIDERIGEDVIPHLQLAHSMNARTSSGGTATVRTLEQIVHFENYLKELDL
- a CDS encoding efflux RND transporter permease subunit → MIARLIEFALNKPLLNHMLLLFVLLLSVFAYINIPKEIFPPIQMDKITITGGYAGASADVLDKMVVTTIEDELGNISELETVTTTIKNGAFTITGDIKPGSQNINVLNDVKDIIAQTKRDLPSDMDEPIAQIHEETIPLVLVAIAGDVPMTELLERADELKSALSRFKELSDITIRGDSDDELVFRIDPDKLDAYGLSTDAVVAALQNLSSIFPVGTIKRRGEHLYISTYNGEKDTAAIENTVIGVGDKRVKIGQIATASFELGDATELSHYNGVRNVSVNITKSKSGNAIALAKQIRETLEEFEVRYPDLQFAVYTDTSVWIKNRLNTVVSNIIVGLILVFSAMLIFVNRGIALVVAMGIPMSFMIGLIATEMIGYSLNMLSLLGALIALGMLVDEAIVVAENIYRHMEEGMPRRQAAVQGAVEMFPAVLTATLTTVFAFLPMLLISGEMGTFIKILPVMITILLLSSLFEAFFFLPLHSHELLRLRRESHVSHGIWQHLYRWYDKTLHFLFRRRTLSLLLIVVSIAGLTAVMVSQSRFQLFPAFDVTQVYVTGKVNINNELEDTEERVAAIERILLEKLDPEEYSSVTAVIGMRLDAKNKAEIGENLFQVFIDLHERAPDNWYNRYINPIFSIEYNAEVLKRQRDAKRISEDVKQWLESLAQRREADGTKTFENFNVTVPGTGVVAHDIELALSGKDDAELATAVSALEKALAGVTGVYNISDDADLGERELKLRINDYGYDLGLSEAEVSRQLRAHYLKGEYGKMFSESGLVRIRIESVQKDDPESLESFRIRLPGSTQTVALRDIADFIYTQGYVTIEKEDGVRIRSVYASLDKDLRTSSEVMTAIAPVMAQLGAEGFHIEVKGEEKENAKTVREMSQAAAVAIFLIFITLVWLFDSLVLALIVLSTIPLVLVGVYVGHWIMGLTITMPSLIGAVGLAGVVVNDGLIMVSFIRKAKDSEVLMQRARTRLRPILMTSITTVLGLMTLIFFASGQAQILQPMAVSLGYGILWATVLNLFYVPLLYAVVYRIKR
- a CDS encoding proline--tRNA ligase, which translates into the protein MRMSQAFIPTEKEAPKDAVLPSHIYLTRAGFIAQVASGLYNLMPLGKRVLKKIETIINEEMARAGAQEVELSFVTPAELWEESGRIEKFGKELLRFRDRKENLFVLGPTHEEMMVNLVRNRVNSYKQLPLNLYQIKTKFRDEARPRFGLMRAREFVMKDGYSFHTSYEDLDREFDAMEAAYKRVLERLGLDFRIVEADSGAIGGSGSKELMVLADSGEDTLAVCDRCEYGANIEAARRSERREIPEAPEADFNKFETPGIKSIEDLGGFFHVDPYYTLKAVAKRAIYEEGDEVVVFFLRGCDDLQEVKAVNACGALDLVDVNEEELSALGLVPGFIGPLDLDTVRTIFDADVKGAANMICGANETDYHYVGVDLSVLPEEAQYAALYEVKEGDGCPVCDGKLSYTKGIEVGHIFKLGTVYSAPLGAQFLNENGKAEPFVMGTYGMGVSRLIAAVIEQHHDEKGCVWTKATAPYLVNLMISNIKDEEQVALAESLYASLQAAGVDVIMDDRKERFGFKAKDAELVGYPLTVIIGKELANGIVQFFDRAEDTKTDVPSSEAFARIMEWIG
- the hemA gene encoding glutamyl-tRNA reductase, which codes for MHYLILSFTHKNTTLPIRDKLAFNDDKTKETFLARTLEAPYLNEAFVLSTCNRIELISSCNNPGEAAKHLFMLLHEHSGISLNELEGRAELFEDQGAIHHLFSVASSLDSLIVGETQISGQLKDAYRFALERSYCGDKLTRAVNYAFKCAAEVRNRTDISSKPVSVASVAVAAARRAFGTLSGKRALVIGSGEMSVIAARTLKNHGAEVSLMNRTMAKVEALAEEVSGTLVPFTRLKDVLAEYDMIFTATSAEEPIIDGKLGLKKERECHWFDMAVPRDIGDIDHAMVTVHRVDDLKNTVDENIMLREEEAKASFAIVGRYTAEFYAWLKSLNIEPLIKELYRRADTAAATEAARVVGKGYLPETYEAQAQKMALQAIKRFLHPQVQQLRKAADEGDIDAMIDSMAFILDMSEE
- a CDS encoding DUF2018 family protein — translated: MYEALFEDEGDIFGGSPRSKFMDVIFNANRSVAEGELQRLIERLAAMEKLLGQTMDDATIDRTIKQLQFEEADAVNDMAKELYIESMGNVLSQSE
- a CDS encoding cytochrome C, with protein sequence MKKVVFPVLLAALMTGVVSEAAVYKGQREFHKQCKACHDDGQDIAFTFKRRTWKKMMKNSGEGLAELHLNNEKAKKSWKYFKSKKFQKNSKHLKDFMVEYAKDSGNVPACN
- the hemC gene encoding hydroxymethylbilane synthase, with the protein product MKKLVIATRGSKLALWQSEHIKAVLEEQNPGLEVSLKIVVTSGDKILDVPLAKIGGKGLFLKEIEETMLAGEAQLAVHSLKDVPTQMPDGLLLAAITEREDDRDAMLSEKYASIDALPQGAVVGTSSLRRRMQILALRPDLTIKDLRGNVDTRIRKLKEGEYDAIILASAGINRLGLLDSVEYVYPIALTDMVPAMGQGALGIEAVDNPEVLAIAHGLEDENTRIETTIEREFVDTLQGGCQVPIGVNATVLENGQVLTQAIVGLPDGTEVIAETVEVPKASVGNLGRQMAETFIEQGARELLAKAEEMAFK
- a CDS encoding polyprenyl synthetase family protein; the protein is MVEAVARRMQEMVAAVGYPYATGLFETLSGGKRLRARLIMMIAGESDASVTLAAVIELIHAASLLHDDVIDEAQLRRGTPSVNATEGSKQAVMLGDILYSKAFSELTQFDAQIAKTVADAVTSLSVGEMMDVQMAKSFNEDDTRYLQMLYLKTGVLIEAAAQSAAMLVGKNAEAYALYGKNLGVAFQIIDDILDIVSDEATLGKPAMNDFVEGKCTLPYIHLYRTLEGEGRERLLALHGKTASGEETRWLKEQLEASGAVKAAYAQARRLSDEAKQAVSGDAPLEAVIESMMQRTF
- a CDS encoding thioredoxin domain-containing protein, whose translation is MSKLSATMLISASVFAATNSEVETFLKNNLSKNPAISSLTVKVIERNPIDGMKGWDSFIVALDAKVKQGKEEREVKQRVIYFANDTVITGELTNMKTGKSLRDSVAPQFKADYYAEANLIYGNANAKHKVAIFSDPLCPFCRSYVPKALEYMKQYPETFAVYYYHFPLERLHPAASTLTRAAVAAELQGRKDVTLALYTVPTTITRETDEQKILDAFNKAVNTNLKVSDLHAAAVNAHVDADNSVIESLMVSGTPTVYFDGEKDATKNRYKGVNVK